One Xyrauchen texanus isolate HMW12.3.18 chromosome 34, RBS_HiC_50CHRs, whole genome shotgun sequence genomic window carries:
- the arhgap24 gene encoding rho GTPase-activating protein 24 isoform X2, with product MTSNHETYLLMASTQNDMEDWVKSIRRVIWAPFGGGIFGQKLEETVRYERRYGNKMAPMLVEQCVDFIRQRGLCEEGLFRLPGQANLVKELQDAFDCGEKPSFDCNTDVHTVASLLKLYLRELPEPVIPFCKYEEFLACTKILSKDQDAGMKKLRRHVESLPLVNYNLLKYICKFLDEVQSYSGVNKMSVQNLATVFGPNILRPKVEDPMTIMEGTVVVQQLMAVLIARHDVLFPPEEDHTSTLELVNNNNNETQRRPTNGQLHNKENNNTTGVGQCTWGTPESPNRAPLDNGSPRLGSPRDGFTGPRIEVKRSPPLTIKKNPAFSKGSGIVTNGSFSSSSSSSGEANQEKSQPLPKMCTLQTRRAGAMKGSGTKMGVQNGVVRMGVSITDGTNGTLNGRNGLWMPNGHVTMREGKSKEAEHPQNRLSTYDNVHIQHQTQLIQPSLSSSCEDKQSVDSATWSTSSCEISLPENSTSCRSSTTTCPEQDFFGNNFEDPLLDGPVQEDNGPATEDREQRTSNGGGHGSKGTSSSENSETAFAVTNGPTNHSALHSLVASLKQEMLKQKNEYEARIKSLEYRNLELETVMANLHEELDQEKKKYIMVEIKLRNAERAKEDAEKRNEMLQKEMEQFFSTFGDLTADPQRPDRANTIWIQ from the exons ATGACGTCCAACCATGAGACATACCTACTTATGGCCAGTACACAGAATGACATGGAGGATTGGGTGAAGAGCATCCGCAGGGTGATATGGGCTCCATTTGGAGGAG GAATCTTTGGTCAGAAGTTGGAAGAGACCGTCCGATATGAGCGTCGCTACGGGAACAAAATGGCTCCCATGCTGGTGGAGCAGTGCGTGGACTTCATTCGGCAGAGGGGTCTATGTGAAGAAGGACTCTTCCGTCTGCCTGGACAGGCCAACCTGGTCAAAGAGCTCCAGGATGCTTTCGACTGTGGAGAGAAGCCATCTTTTGACTG TAATACGGATGTACACACCGTAGCCTCCTTGCTAAAGCTGTACTTGAGAGAGCTTCCTGAGCCTGTCATCCCTTTCTGTAAATACGAAGAGTTTCTGGCCTGCACCAAAATCCTCAGCAAAGACCAGGATGCA GGAATGAAGAAATTAAGAAGGCATGTTGAAAGTCTACCTTTGGTGAACTACAATCTTCTTAAATACATATGCAA GTTCTTGGATGAGGTGCAGTCGTATTCTGGGGTGAATAAAATGAGTGTTCAAAATTTGGCGACAGTCTTTGGGCCAAACATTTTAAGGCCAAAGGTCGAAGACCCAATGACTATAATGGAAG GCACAGTAGTGGTGCAACAGCTAATGGCCGTTCTGATTGCTCGGCACGATGTTCTTTTCCCACCCGAAGAGGACCACACTAGTACTCTGGAATTggtcaataacaacaacaatgagACACAAAGACGGCCGACCAATGGTCAGCTACACAACAAAGAGAACAACAACACCACTGGTGTAGGACAGTGCACATGGGGCACACCCGAATCACCCAATCGGGCTCCATTGGACAATGGCTCTCCCCGCTTGGGTAGCCCTCGTGATGGTTTTACAGGTCCGCGAATCGAGGTTAAGCGTAGCCCGCCGCTTACGATAAAAAAGAACCCAGCGTTCAGTAAAGGCAGCGGAATTGTCACAAACGGCTCCTTCAGCTCATCATCTTCATCCTCAGGTGAAGCCAATCAAGAGAAGAGCCAGCCTTTGCCCAAAATGTGCACCCTACAGACCCGAAGGGCAGGCGCAATGAAGGGCTCGGGCACCAAGATGGGGGTTCAAAATGGTGTCGTGAGGATGGGCGTGTCCATTACAGATGGGACGAATGGGACTCTAAATGGGCGTAATGGACTCTGGATGCCAAACGGTCATGTCACAATGCGTGAGGGAAAATCTAAAGAAGCCGAGCACCCCCAGAATCGCCTGTCCACGTACGACAACGTCCATATCCAACATCAAACACAATTGATACAGCCCAGTCTCAGCAGCAGCTGTGAGGATAAACAAAGCGTGGACAGCGCCACTTGGTCCACGTCTTCTTGTGAAATCTCTCTGCCGGAGAACTCCACCTCTTGTCGCTCCTCAACAACAACCTGTCCAGAGCAGGACTTCTTTGGCAACAATTTTGAGGACCCATTGTTGGATGGGCCAGTACAGGAAGACAATGGACCGGCGACAGAAGACAGGGAGCAGAGGACCAGTAATGGAGGGGGTCATGGAAGCAAAGGAACAAGCAGCAGTGAAAACAGTGAAACGGCATTTGCTGTCACCAACGGACCAACCAATCACAGTGCACTGCACAGCCTGGTGGCCAGCCTCAAACAGGAAATGCTCAAGCAGAAGAATGAATATGAGGCCAGAATCAAAAG TCTGGAATATCGTAATTTAGAGTTGGAGACTGTTATGGCGAATCTGCATGAAGAGCTGGACCAGGAGAAGAAGAAGTACATCATGGTAGAGATAAAGCTGAGGAACGCTGAGCGAGCAAAGGAAGATGCAGAGAAGAGAAATGAAATGCTACAGAAAGAGATGGAGCAGTTCTTTTCCACTTTTGGAGACCTGACCGCAGACCCACAACGACCTGATAGAGCCAACACCATCTGGATCCAGTGA
- the arhgap24 gene encoding rho GTPase-activating protein 24 isoform X3, producing MMKVRCTLLDPLFYYNFMQRSVFRKVRSCFSYKHGIFGQKLEETVRYERRYGNKMAPMLVEQCVDFIRQRGLCEEGLFRLPGQANLVKELQDAFDCGEKPSFDCNTDVHTVASLLKLYLRELPEPVIPFCKYEEFLACTKILSKDQDAGMKKLRRHVESLPLVNYNLLKYICKFLDEVQSYSGVNKMSVQNLATVFGPNILRPKVEDPMTIMEGTVVVQQLMAVLIARHDVLFPPEEDHTSTLELVNNNNNETQRRPTNGQLHNKENNNTTGVGQCTWGTPESPNRAPLDNGSPRLGSPRDGFTGPRIEVKRSPPLTIKKNPAFSKGSGIVTNGSFSSSSSSSGEANQEKSQPLPKMCTLQTRRAGAMKGSGTKMGVQNGVVRMGVSITDGTNGTLNGRNGLWMPNGHVTMREGKSKEAEHPQNRLSTYDNVHIQHQTQLIQPSLSSSCEDKQSVDSATWSTSSCEISLPENSTSCRSSTTTCPEQDFFGNNFEDPLLDGPVQEDNGPATEDREQRTSNGGGHGSKGTSSSENSETAFAVTNGPTNHSALHSLVASLKQEMLKQKNEYEARIKSLEYRNLELETVMANLHEELDQEKKKYIMVEIKLRNAERAKEDAEKRNEMLQKEMEQFFSTFGDLTADPQRPDRANTIWIQ from the exons ATGATGAAAGTCAGATGCACCTTGTTGGATCCTTTGTTTTACTACAATTTCATGCAAAGAAGTGTCTTCCGTAAAGTTAGAAGTTGCTTCAGCTACAAACATG GAATCTTTGGTCAGAAGTTGGAAGAGACCGTCCGATATGAGCGTCGCTACGGGAACAAAATGGCTCCCATGCTGGTGGAGCAGTGCGTGGACTTCATTCGGCAGAGGGGTCTATGTGAAGAAGGACTCTTCCGTCTGCCTGGACAGGCCAACCTGGTCAAAGAGCTCCAGGATGCTTTCGACTGTGGAGAGAAGCCATCTTTTGACTG TAATACGGATGTACACACCGTAGCCTCCTTGCTAAAGCTGTACTTGAGAGAGCTTCCTGAGCCTGTCATCCCTTTCTGTAAATACGAAGAGTTTCTGGCCTGCACCAAAATCCTCAGCAAAGACCAGGATGCA GGAATGAAGAAATTAAGAAGGCATGTTGAAAGTCTACCTTTGGTGAACTACAATCTTCTTAAATACATATGCAA GTTCTTGGATGAGGTGCAGTCGTATTCTGGGGTGAATAAAATGAGTGTTCAAAATTTGGCGACAGTCTTTGGGCCAAACATTTTAAGGCCAAAGGTCGAAGACCCAATGACTATAATGGAAG GCACAGTAGTGGTGCAACAGCTAATGGCCGTTCTGATTGCTCGGCACGATGTTCTTTTCCCACCCGAAGAGGACCACACTAGTACTCTGGAATTggtcaataacaacaacaatgagACACAAAGACGGCCGACCAATGGTCAGCTACACAACAAAGAGAACAACAACACCACTGGTGTAGGACAGTGCACATGGGGCACACCCGAATCACCCAATCGGGCTCCATTGGACAATGGCTCTCCCCGCTTGGGTAGCCCTCGTGATGGTTTTACAGGTCCGCGAATCGAGGTTAAGCGTAGCCCGCCGCTTACGATAAAAAAGAACCCAGCGTTCAGTAAAGGCAGCGGAATTGTCACAAACGGCTCCTTCAGCTCATCATCTTCATCCTCAGGTGAAGCCAATCAAGAGAAGAGCCAGCCTTTGCCCAAAATGTGCACCCTACAGACCCGAAGGGCAGGCGCAATGAAGGGCTCGGGCACCAAGATGGGGGTTCAAAATGGTGTCGTGAGGATGGGCGTGTCCATTACAGATGGGACGAATGGGACTCTAAATGGGCGTAATGGACTCTGGATGCCAAACGGTCATGTCACAATGCGTGAGGGAAAATCTAAAGAAGCCGAGCACCCCCAGAATCGCCTGTCCACGTACGACAACGTCCATATCCAACATCAAACACAATTGATACAGCCCAGTCTCAGCAGCAGCTGTGAGGATAAACAAAGCGTGGACAGCGCCACTTGGTCCACGTCTTCTTGTGAAATCTCTCTGCCGGAGAACTCCACCTCTTGTCGCTCCTCAACAACAACCTGTCCAGAGCAGGACTTCTTTGGCAACAATTTTGAGGACCCATTGTTGGATGGGCCAGTACAGGAAGACAATGGACCGGCGACAGAAGACAGGGAGCAGAGGACCAGTAATGGAGGGGGTCATGGAAGCAAAGGAACAAGCAGCAGTGAAAACAGTGAAACGGCATTTGCTGTCACCAACGGACCAACCAATCACAGTGCACTGCACAGCCTGGTGGCCAGCCTCAAACAGGAAATGCTCAAGCAGAAGAATGAATATGAGGCCAGAATCAAAAG TCTGGAATATCGTAATTTAGAGTTGGAGACTGTTATGGCGAATCTGCATGAAGAGCTGGACCAGGAGAAGAAGAAGTACATCATGGTAGAGATAAAGCTGAGGAACGCTGAGCGAGCAAAGGAAGATGCAGAGAAGAGAAATGAAATGCTACAGAAAGAGATGGAGCAGTTCTTTTCCACTTTTGGAGACCTGACCGCAGACCCACAACGACCTGATAGAGCCAACACCATCTGGATCCAGTGA